The following are encoded together in the Streptomyces tsukubensis genome:
- a CDS encoding LLM class flavin-dependent oxidoreductase, which yields MTGLGAVFRPQLPPERLRGVARAADRAGLEELWLWEDCFLESGIAAASAALAWTERLKVGVGLLPVPLRNVALTSMEAATMHRLFPDRVVLGVGHGVQEWMGQVGARVESPMTLLREYVTATRALLRGEKVSAQGRYVRLDEVALDWPPPVVAPVFAGASGPRSLRLTGEVADGTILDAAVPPEGVRRARELIAEGRETAGRTGHHPVTVYLHTATGHTAEARLRSELERAGQSGTPGLGVAGDAAEIARAVRRLAEAGADTVVLQPTADEPDPEGFVRFTAEAVGPLV from the coding sequence ATGACTGGTCTCGGTGCGGTGTTCCGCCCTCAACTCCCCCCGGAACGGCTGCGCGGCGTGGCGCGCGCGGCGGACCGGGCGGGGCTCGAAGAACTGTGGCTCTGGGAGGACTGTTTCCTGGAGAGCGGGATCGCCGCCGCTTCCGCCGCGCTGGCCTGGACGGAGCGGCTGAAGGTCGGCGTGGGGCTGCTTCCCGTCCCGCTGCGCAATGTGGCCCTGACCTCCATGGAGGCGGCCACCATGCACCGTCTCTTCCCCGACAGGGTCGTACTGGGGGTGGGTCACGGTGTGCAGGAGTGGATGGGGCAGGTGGGCGCGCGCGTGGAGTCGCCCATGACTCTGCTGCGGGAGTATGTGACGGCGACGCGGGCGCTGTTGCGCGGTGAGAAGGTCTCCGCACAGGGCCGGTACGTACGGCTGGACGAGGTGGCGCTCGACTGGCCGCCACCGGTCGTCGCGCCGGTGTTCGCGGGCGCCTCGGGCCCGCGCTCGCTGCGGCTGACCGGGGAGGTGGCCGACGGAACGATCCTGGACGCCGCTGTCCCGCCCGAGGGGGTCCGCAGGGCCCGTGAGTTGATCGCCGAGGGCCGGGAGACGGCGGGACGTACGGGGCACCACCCGGTGACGGTCTATCTGCACACGGCGACGGGGCACACCGCCGAGGCCCGCCTGCGGTCGGAGCTGGAAAGGGCCGGGCAGTCAGGGACGCCCGGTCTCGGAGTCGCGGGGGACGCGGCGGAGATCGCGCGGGCCGTGCGGCGGCTGGCCGAGGCGGGCGCCGACACGGTCGTGCTCCAGCCGACCGCCGACGAGCCCGACCCCGAGGGGTTCGTGCGGTTCACGGCCGAGGCGGTCGGGCCGCTCGTCTGA
- a CDS encoding ADP-ribosylglycohydrolase family protein — protein sequence MKLTLEDRIIGCLVGAAVGDALGGPVEGWTPEQIAERHGGRVRGIVGPFYEEWRTARPIAPYHKGDGHVTDDTLMTHALVRVYSTVRDHLDAYSVADHLVPDLIGTPRWIPELEAEALPLQRIFLAEKWIVARLHYGHIDPREAGAGNIVNCGAAMYMAPVGAVNAGNPSAAYAEALEVAAPHQSSYGREAAGVFAAAVAAAFRPGATAESVVADALTLAKDGTRAAIEAVCEVATGHDDFESALAPLREAVAPFDTVGPHYRQPSLGARRPSRLHAIEELPVALGMLLVGGGDFRRSVLGSVNYGRDCDSIATMSGAVAGVLGGADGIPGEWSETVAKASRLDLVAPARELAAVTREVFGLDVRRRRAHEDAFGSLAGLS from the coding sequence ATGAAGCTGACGCTGGAGGACCGCATCATAGGCTGCCTGGTGGGCGCCGCGGTCGGCGACGCCCTTGGTGGGCCCGTCGAGGGCTGGACCCCCGAGCAGATCGCCGAACGGCACGGCGGACGGGTTCGGGGCATCGTCGGGCCGTTCTACGAGGAGTGGCGCACGGCACGGCCGATCGCCCCTTACCACAAGGGTGACGGCCACGTCACCGACGACACCTTGATGACCCACGCCCTGGTGCGGGTCTACTCCACGGTCCGCGACCACCTCGACGCCTACAGCGTCGCCGACCACCTCGTCCCCGACCTGATCGGGACGCCGCGTTGGATCCCCGAGCTGGAGGCGGAGGCGCTGCCGCTCCAGCGGATCTTCCTCGCGGAGAAGTGGATCGTGGCGCGGCTGCACTACGGCCACATCGATCCGCGCGAGGCCGGCGCGGGCAACATCGTCAACTGCGGGGCCGCGATGTACATGGCCCCGGTCGGCGCGGTCAACGCCGGTAACCCGTCGGCCGCCTACGCGGAGGCTCTGGAGGTGGCGGCGCCGCACCAGTCGTCGTACGGGCGTGAGGCGGCAGGTGTCTTCGCCGCGGCGGTGGCCGCAGCCTTCCGCCCCGGCGCCACGGCGGAGTCGGTCGTGGCGGACGCGCTGACGCTGGCGAAGGACGGGACGCGTGCCGCGATCGAGGCGGTCTGCGAGGTCGCCACGGGCCACGACGACTTCGAGTCGGCGCTCGCGCCGCTGCGGGAGGCCGTGGCGCCCTTCGACACGGTGGGGCCGCACTACCGGCAGCCGTCGCTCGGGGCGCGCAGGCCCTCGCGGCTGCACGCCATCGAGGAACTCCCCGTCGCTCTGGGCATGCTGCTGGTGGGCGGCGGGGACTTCAGGCGCAGTGTGCTCGGCTCGGTCAACTACGGCAGGGACTGCGACTCGATAGCGACGATGAGCGGCGCCGTGGCCGGCGTACTCGGGGGCGCCGACGGCATTCCCGGGGAGTGGAGCGAGACGGTGGCGAAGGCCAGCAGACTGGACCTGGTAGCGCCCGCGCGGGAACTGGCCGCCGTCACGCGCGAGGTCTTCGGTCTCGACGTGCGGCGCAGGCGCGCCCACGAGGACGCTTTCGGCTCCCTGGCAGGTCTGTCATGA
- a CDS encoding ADP-ribosylglycohydrolase family protein — protein sequence MTARTGTAVGAAPGHATADKPSGEAADEDGTGRARAVHGAGEGPGQSAGARPAHSTEGAPDGGALDPDRVEGLLLGLASGDAAGWPAARHRAARMPEWTRRLTRELDTFAEQNATTTLPVPIALNQPPEPLRLGPSDDAEWAAFTAESVLASHGSLLSDLSEDRRVRAAVDLSWISLATEISAAAARAPEVESAVMPLRARISVRAGLGNLAAGLRPPATGHDNPHYFDDAACGRACVLAVVHPGDPASAADLAEYDARYTQDGDGVLGARAMAAAVSLALVGRPVAECVDAALAELPTGSEIGRNARQAVALARAAIDGVPPGPGHAFGLIPVLEHQIIDHVYSYGIAAAETVPVALALVLASDGSLAEAVPAAACLSRVADSAPALAGALAGALSGAGALPPTWREACRTLAGCALPRQTGTDLVTLARRLARIETVTEGSDLT from the coding sequence ATGACGGCACGCACGGGAACGGCAGTCGGAGCGGCGCCGGGCCACGCGACGGCAGACAAGCCGTCCGGTGAGGCGGCCGACGAGGACGGGACCGGTCGCGCCCGCGCGGTCCACGGGGCCGGAGAGGGACCGGGGCAGTCCGCCGGGGCGCGCCCCGCGCACAGCACCGAAGGGGCGCCCGACGGTGGCGCCCTCGACCCCGACCGGGTGGAGGGGCTGCTCCTCGGGCTGGCCTCGGGCGACGCGGCGGGCTGGCCTGCCGCCCGTCACCGGGCGGCCCGCATGCCCGAGTGGACGCGCAGGCTGACGCGTGAACTCGACACGTTCGCCGAGCAGAACGCCACCACCACGCTGCCGGTACCCATCGCTCTCAACCAGCCGCCCGAGCCGTTGCGGCTCGGTCCCTCGGACGACGCGGAGTGGGCCGCGTTCACCGCCGAGTCGGTCCTCGCCTCGCACGGGTCGCTGCTGAGCGACCTCAGCGAGGACCGCAGGGTGCGGGCGGCGGTGGACCTGTCGTGGATCTCGCTGGCCACGGAGATCTCGGCCGCCGCCGCGCGGGCACCCGAGGTCGAGTCCGCGGTGATGCCCCTGCGGGCCAGGATCTCGGTGCGGGCGGGCCTCGGCAACCTGGCCGCGGGGTTGCGTCCCCCGGCCACGGGCCACGACAACCCGCACTACTTCGACGACGCCGCCTGCGGGCGGGCCTGTGTCCTCGCCGTCGTCCACCCCGGCGATCCCGCGTCCGCCGCCGACCTGGCCGAATACGACGCCCGCTACACCCAGGACGGCGACGGAGTGCTCGGCGCGCGGGCGATGGCCGCCGCCGTCAGCCTGGCCCTGGTAGGCCGGCCGGTGGCGGAGTGCGTCGACGCGGCCCTCGCCGAGTTGCCGACGGGCTCCGAGATCGGACGCAACGCCCGGCAGGCGGTGGCACTCGCCCGCGCCGCGATCGACGGTGTCCCCCCGGGACCCGGGCACGCCTTCGGGCTGATTCCCGTCCTGGAACACCAGATCATCGACCACGTCTACAGCTACGGGATCGCCGCGGCGGAGACCGTGCCGGTGGCGCTCGCCCTGGTGCTCGCCTCCGACGGATCGCTGGCGGAGGCGGTCCCCGCCGCCGCCTGCCTGTCCCGGGTGGCGGACTCCGCCCCCGCACTCGCCGGGGCCCTCGCCGGTGCGCTCAGCGGCGCGGGCGCCCTGCCCCCCACCTGGCGGGAGGCGTGCAGAACTCTCGCGGGCTGCGCGCTGCCCCGCCAGACAGGCACCGACCTGGTCACCCTCGCACGTCGTCTGGCCCGCATCGAAACCGTCACGGAAGGATCCGACCTCACATGA
- a CDS encoding ADP-ribosylglycohydrolase family protein, whose product MSARTASPSSSGHPPGPPSPGTAPRSRPAARTPRDHARGALTGLAVGDALGAPAENMKPSQIRRRWGRIEGFVNEDPAGTDDTEYAILSGLLLVEYGADLTTADVEAAWHHWIADRDEGPFRGAGFSERGTLENLRRGLAAPITAQHRHAWSDGLAMRAAPFGVFAAGRPAEAARLVAIDGTVSHDGEGIYGGQAAAAGVAAAMTGGSSGAVITAALSVIPEDSWTARSLRRAVTTAGRARLDPSLSVLERERAVRSAVVIGGYPWTDLAPEAVGLAFGAFALSDGDFAGSVLTAVNMGRDADTTAALAGALAGALGGYGAIPESWSAAIKPVLGSCLPAMAGYHVRDIADLLVSDSAHTGRTSGPAGARVTHREGRAAS is encoded by the coding sequence ATGAGCGCACGCACCGCCTCACCCTCCTCGTCCGGCCACCCGCCGGGCCCTCCGTCCCCCGGCACGGCTCCCCGCTCCAGGCCCGCGGCCCGTACCCCCCGCGACCACGCGCGCGGCGCGCTCACCGGTCTCGCGGTGGGTGACGCGCTGGGCGCCCCCGCCGAGAACATGAAGCCGTCCCAGATCCGCAGACGCTGGGGCCGTATCGAAGGGTTCGTCAACGAGGACCCGGCGGGCACGGACGACACCGAGTACGCGATCCTCTCCGGGCTGCTGCTCGTGGAGTACGGCGCGGATCTCACCACCGCCGATGTGGAGGCGGCCTGGCACCACTGGATCGCCGACCGGGACGAAGGGCCTTTCAGGGGGGCCGGGTTCAGCGAGCGCGGAACACTGGAGAACCTGCGGCGCGGGCTGGCCGCGCCGATCACCGCGCAGCACCGGCACGCCTGGAGCGACGGACTCGCGATGCGCGCCGCGCCTTTCGGGGTGTTCGCGGCGGGCAGACCGGCGGAGGCCGCGCGGCTGGTGGCCATCGACGGCACGGTCAGCCATGACGGCGAGGGCATCTACGGCGGTCAGGCGGCCGCCGCGGGGGTGGCCGCCGCGATGACGGGCGGGAGCAGCGGCGCCGTCATCACCGCCGCGCTCTCCGTCATCCCCGAGGACTCGTGGACGGCGCGTTCGCTGCGCCGCGCGGTCACCACGGCGGGCCGCGCGAGGCTGGATCCCTCGCTGAGTGTGCTGGAGCGGGAGCGTGCGGTGCGTTCCGCCGTGGTCATCGGGGGCTATCCGTGGACGGACCTGGCGCCCGAGGCGGTGGGGCTCGCGTTCGGGGCGTTCGCACTGTCCGACGGTGACTTCGCGGGATCGGTGCTGACCGCGGTCAACATGGGCAGGGACGCCGACACCACCGCGGCGCTGGCCGGCGCCCTCGCGGGGGCGCTCGGCGGGTACGGGGCGATCCCCGAGTCATGGTCGGCGGCGATCAAGCCGGTGCTCGGGAGTTGCCTGCCCGCGATGGCCGGCTATCACGTGCGCGACATCGCCGACCTTCTCGTCTCCGACAGCGCGCACACCGGCCGTACGTCAGGGCCGGCCGGAGCACGCGTAACGCACAGGGAAGGACGGGCGGCGTCATGA
- a CDS encoding ABC transporter substrate-binding protein: MRRRTFLGGAAGAAASATLLTACGGSGDDSGRPTLDFLSLAWQKESVAANKALVAAWNRERPDVRVRYVQGSWNNVHDQLLTSFEGGAAPDIIHDEANDLTDFGYGGDLADLSGLIPADLKKRIPATAWGTATFNGGVYGVPFLQEPRVLIANRTVLDKAGIRLPTVERPWTWDRFEDVAKELTHHRRGTDSRYGVAWAMKEPVNQTVNMSLSTGGKIVHRDGDRTEIRFDAADSAVAELIRRQVKSDRTAPSSGLGMGGGDTLPGFFAGHYAMVPLGFSYRQQVEQQAPDGFDWVTLPMPVGAKAPDGGLAQGVSPQTLSVSRSCAHKKAAVEFIAFMTRTQDLVRLARGDWLVPTGSAALRDPHITTDKDGWSTGVDVAGHLTASPALGVRGYPEWMDKIATPALQQYYNGAIGLGELRGKLVRDGNRIFDRYRG; this comes from the coding sequence ATGCGCCGCCGTACGTTCCTCGGCGGGGCCGCGGGGGCCGCCGCCTCCGCCACCCTGCTCACCGCCTGCGGCGGCTCGGGGGACGACTCCGGTCGCCCCACTCTCGACTTCCTCTCCCTGGCCTGGCAGAAGGAGTCGGTCGCCGCCAACAAGGCGCTGGTCGCGGCCTGGAACAGAGAGCGGCCCGATGTGCGGGTCCGCTACGTCCAGGGCAGTTGGAACAATGTCCACGACCAGCTCCTCACCTCCTTCGAGGGCGGCGCGGCGCCCGACATCATCCACGACGAGGCCAACGACCTCACCGACTTCGGCTACGGCGGTGATCTCGCCGACCTGAGCGGGCTGATCCCCGCGGATCTCAAGAAGCGCATCCCCGCCACCGCCTGGGGTACCGCCACCTTCAACGGCGGTGTGTACGGCGTGCCGTTCCTCCAGGAGCCGCGCGTCCTCATCGCCAATCGCACGGTGCTCGACAAGGCCGGCATACGGCTGCCCACGGTCGAACGCCCCTGGACCTGGGACCGGTTCGAGGACGTGGCCAAGGAGCTGACGCACCACCGCCGCGGCACCGACAGCCGCTACGGCGTCGCCTGGGCCATGAAGGAGCCGGTGAACCAGACCGTCAACATGTCGCTGAGCACCGGCGGGAAGATCGTCCACCGTGACGGCGACCGTACGGAGATCAGGTTCGACGCGGCCGACTCCGCCGTCGCCGAGCTGATCAGACGCCAGGTGAAGAGCGACCGTACGGCTCCGTCGAGCGGGCTCGGCATGGGCGGTGGCGACACACTGCCCGGCTTCTTCGCGGGCCACTACGCGATGGTTCCGCTCGGCTTCTCCTACCGCCAGCAGGTGGAACAGCAGGCGCCCGACGGGTTCGACTGGGTGACCCTGCCGATGCCGGTGGGGGCCAAGGCGCCCGACGGCGGGCTCGCCCAGGGGGTCAGCCCGCAGACTCTCTCCGTCTCGCGGTCCTGTGCCCACAAGAAGGCAGCCGTCGAGTTCATCGCGTTCATGACCAGGACTCAGGACCTGGTGCGACTGGCGCGCGGTGACTGGCTGGTGCCCACCGGCAGCGCCGCGCTGCGCGACCCGCACATCACGACCGACAAGGACGGCTGGAGCACCGGGGTGGACGTGGCCGGCCACCTCACCGCCTCGCCCGCGCTGGGTGTCCGCGGCTATCCGGAGTGGATGGACAAGATCGCCACCCCGGCCCTCCAGCAGTACTACAACGGCGCGATCGGCCTCGGCGAACTGCGCGGAAAGCTCGTACGCGACGGCAACCGCATCTTCGACCGCTACCGGGGCTGA
- a CDS encoding carbohydrate ABC transporter permease, whose translation MRAGLAARPSRGAGTPPPRTAAARRRVLGLDKDGWFLLLPALVPILVLSVGPLLYGLSLAFTNAQSGAVHGTSLTGLENFANLRLDSLFWESFKIGLIWAVSVTALQFLMSLGLALLLNQNLRMRWLARTLALVPWAMPEVVIGIMWRLVYNSDAGILNSTLRHLHLISTNIDWLSDLSLALPAVIVVGVWAGMPQTTVVLLAGLQNVPLELHEAAAIDGAGTWRRFMTVTWPTLKPVVFSITALNFIWNFNSFGLVYVLTNGGPGGATRLPMLFAYDEAFRYGQFGYAAAMGFVMIAVIAVLLTVFLRNRLKEDDQ comes from the coding sequence GTGAGGGCGGGCCTCGCCGCCCGGCCCTCGCGGGGTGCGGGCACCCCGCCGCCGCGGACCGCCGCGGCGCGCCGCCGGGTCCTCGGGCTCGACAAGGACGGCTGGTTCCTCCTGCTGCCCGCCCTCGTCCCGATCCTCGTGCTGAGTGTGGGGCCGCTGCTCTACGGGCTGTCCCTGGCGTTCACCAACGCGCAGTCTGGTGCGGTCCACGGGACGTCGCTCACGGGTCTGGAGAACTTCGCCAACCTCCGGCTCGACTCCCTCTTCTGGGAGTCCTTCAAGATCGGTCTGATCTGGGCGGTGAGCGTCACGGCGCTCCAGTTCCTGATGTCGCTGGGGCTGGCCCTGCTGCTCAACCAGAACCTGCGGATGCGCTGGCTGGCGCGGACCCTGGCGCTGGTGCCGTGGGCGATGCCCGAGGTGGTGATCGGCATCATGTGGCGTCTCGTCTACAACTCGGACGCCGGCATCCTCAACAGCACTCTGCGCCACCTGCACCTCATTTCGACCAACATCGACTGGCTCTCGGATCTCTCCCTCGCGCTGCCCGCGGTGATCGTGGTGGGTGTGTGGGCCGGGATGCCGCAGACCACCGTCGTGCTGCTCGCGGGACTCCAGAACGTGCCGCTCGAACTGCACGAGGCGGCGGCGATCGACGGCGCGGGCACCTGGCGCCGGTTCATGACGGTCACCTGGCCGACGCTGAAGCCCGTGGTGTTCTCGATCACCGCGCTCAACTTCATCTGGAACTTCAACTCCTTCGGCCTGGTCTATGTCCTGACCAACGGCGGCCCTGGGGGCGCCACCCGGCTTCCCATGCTCTTCGCCTACGACGAGGCGTTCCGCTACGGCCAGTTCGGTTACGCGGCGGCCATGGGATTCGTGATGATCGCGGTGATCGCCGTGCTGCTCACCGTCTTCCTGCGCAACCGTCTGAAGGAGGACGACCAGTGA
- a CDS encoding carbohydrate ABC transporter permease — translation MSTALPPRPARRRSAKRAAGRTGQYLALVCYLVFLGFPLLWLLSTAFKSPQELGSVDPTWLPVHPTLENFRSALDQQPLVRSALNSLIVASVAAVVSVTVAVPAAYVMVRFRSMVTKVGTGWILVSQMFPFVLIIIPLFLVLKNVHLIDSLPGLIIVYVVWNLPFALWMLQGYVKAVPASLEEAAAMDGASRLRALRSVVLPLLMPGLVATLMFSFVTAWNEFFFALVLLKSPEKQTMSVILTHFLGAEGAADLGPLAAASVLATVPSLLFFAFLQRRLVGGMMSGAVKG, via the coding sequence GTGAGTACGGCACTTCCCCCACGTCCCGCACGTCGGCGCTCGGCGAAGCGCGCGGCGGGCCGCACCGGCCAGTATCTGGCGCTCGTCTGCTACCTGGTCTTCCTCGGTTTCCCTCTGCTGTGGCTGCTCTCCACCGCTTTCAAGTCCCCGCAGGAACTGGGCTCGGTGGACCCGACGTGGCTGCCCGTCCATCCCACCCTGGAGAACTTCCGTTCGGCCCTCGACCAGCAGCCGCTGGTGCGCTCCGCGCTGAACAGCCTCATCGTGGCCTCGGTCGCCGCCGTGGTCTCGGTGACGGTGGCCGTGCCCGCCGCCTACGTGATGGTCCGGTTCAGGTCCATGGTGACCAAGGTCGGCACCGGCTGGATCCTCGTCAGCCAGATGTTCCCCTTCGTGCTGATCATCATCCCGCTCTTCCTCGTACTGAAGAACGTGCACCTCATCGACTCGCTGCCGGGTCTGATCATCGTCTACGTCGTGTGGAACCTGCCCTTCGCGCTCTGGATGCTCCAGGGCTATGTGAAGGCCGTCCCCGCCTCGTTGGAGGAGGCAGCGGCGATGGACGGCGCGAGCCGGTTGCGCGCGCTGCGCAGTGTGGTGCTGCCGCTGCTCATGCCCGGTCTCGTGGCCACGCTGATGTTCTCCTTCGTCACCGCCTGGAACGAGTTCTTCTTCGCTCTGGTCCTGCTCAAGTCCCCGGAGAAGCAGACGATGTCCGTCATCCTGACCCACTTCCTCGGCGCGGAGGGCGCGGCCGACCTCGGTCCGCTGGCCGCCGCCTCCGTACTCGCCACCGTCCCCAGCCTGCTGTTCTTCGCCTTCCTCCAGAGGCGTCTGGTGGGCGGCATGATGTCCGGGGCGGTGAAGGGCTGA
- a CDS encoding LacI family DNA-binding transcriptional regulator — protein MMASSGPPTVETIAQRAGVSIASVSRVMNGHGARPDTVRRVERAAAELGYVPNAVARSLKGGRTRQITFAMQDIGNPAYVSMFREIQAVTRPLGYRLLLHSTDADAAAELGVVRSLADRTSDGLILCPIRVTDEHLTAMREAVRPIVVIGSLPEGATVDSVRADSVSGAALALRHLLESGRRRIAFINGPADTVPGRNRLLGYEKALRDAGVTPERGLTETTEFGIEAGAAAAHRLLDADPAIDSVFCANDQLALGAAHAAQDRGLDIPGDLAVIGMDDSELARASRPLLSSVDLGSAERGRIAARMLVARLEESPPPPGSPVRCETVAPRLVVRGSSSPLGVGSGIPA, from the coding sequence ATGATGGCATCAAGCGGTCCGCCGACCGTGGAGACGATCGCGCAACGCGCCGGTGTCTCGATCGCGTCGGTCTCCCGGGTCATGAACGGCCACGGGGCCCGCCCCGACACCGTGCGGCGCGTCGAGCGCGCCGCCGCCGAACTCGGCTATGTGCCCAACGCGGTGGCGCGGTCCCTCAAGGGCGGCAGGACCCGGCAGATCACCTTCGCCATGCAGGACATCGGCAACCCGGCGTACGTCTCGATGTTCCGGGAGATCCAGGCGGTCACCCGACCGCTCGGATACCGCCTGCTGCTGCACTCGACGGACGCGGACGCGGCGGCCGAACTCGGCGTGGTGCGCAGCCTCGCGGACCGTACGAGCGACGGTCTGATCCTCTGCCCGATCCGCGTCACCGACGAACATCTCACCGCCATGCGGGAGGCCGTCCGTCCGATCGTCGTGATCGGCTCGCTGCCCGAGGGCGCGACGGTCGACAGCGTCCGCGCCGACTCGGTCTCCGGCGCCGCGCTGGCACTGCGGCACCTGCTGGAGAGCGGGCGCCGCCGCATCGCCTTCATCAACGGCCCCGCCGACACCGTCCCCGGCCGCAACCGCCTGCTCGGCTACGAGAAGGCCCTGCGTGACGCGGGTGTCACGCCGGAGCGGGGGCTGACGGAGACGACGGAGTTCGGGATCGAGGCGGGAGCCGCAGCCGCCCACCGGCTGCTGGACGCCGACCCCGCGATCGACAGCGTCTTCTGCGCCAACGACCAGCTCGCCCTTGGCGCGGCCCACGCGGCCCAGGACCGAGGCCTCGACATCCCCGGAGACCTCGCGGTGATCGGCATGGACGACAGTGAACTGGCCCGTGCCAGCCGACCGTTGCTGTCCAGCGTCGATCTGGGCTCCGCCGAGCGCGGCAGGATCGCCGCGCGCATGCTGGTGGCGCGGCTGGAGGAGAGCCCACCGCCGCCGGGAAGCCCCGTGCGGTGCGAGACGGTGGCGCCGCGGCTCGTGGTGCGCGGCTCCTCGTCCCCGCTCGGCGTCGGCTCCGGGATACCGGCGTGA
- a CDS encoding NAD(P)/FAD-dependent oxidoreductase yields MIDVLVAGGGPAGLATALHATAAGLEAVVVEPRAAPVDKACGEGIMPSGLQALAGLGVDVGGSLLSGIRYLDARHRVQVRFRDGAGRGVRRTALHEALTRRAVERGVRIVEGKVEEVRQYADSVTAGGLRARWLVAADGLHSPLRRRLGLEVTDRRPRRYGLRRHYRVAPWTDFVEVHWSVGGEAYVTPVGDDLVGVAVLSTARRGFDAHLAHFPELAALLDGPPVTSVRGAGPLRQRARRRTAGRVLLVGDAAGYTDALTGEGVALALATSAAAVRCLRAGRPQAYEAAWRRLSLRHRVLTEGLVRISGNPATARLVVPAAARMPSVFAGAVHALQ; encoded by the coding sequence GTGATCGACGTCCTGGTGGCGGGCGGCGGCCCGGCCGGCCTCGCCACCGCCCTGCACGCGACAGCGGCGGGTCTGGAGGCCGTGGTCGTCGAACCGCGCGCGGCTCCCGTGGACAAGGCCTGCGGCGAGGGGATCATGCCCAGCGGTCTCCAGGCGCTCGCCGGGCTCGGGGTCGACGTCGGCGGCAGCTTGCTGAGTGGCATCCGCTACCTCGACGCACGCCACCGGGTACAGGTCCGTTTCCGTGACGGCGCGGGCCGGGGAGTGCGCCGTACCGCCCTGCACGAGGCGCTGACACGGCGCGCCGTCGAACGCGGGGTCAGGATCGTGGAGGGCAAGGTCGAGGAGGTGCGCCAGTACGCGGACTCGGTCACCGCCGGTGGCCTGCGCGCGCGGTGGCTGGTCGCGGCCGACGGCCTGCACTCTCCGCTGCGCCGCCGTCTCGGTCTTGAGGTGACCGACCGCAGGCCCCGCAGGTACGGGCTGCGCAGGCACTATCGGGTCGCGCCGTGGACCGACTTCGTCGAGGTGCACTGGTCGGTGGGGGGTGAGGCCTACGTGACCCCGGTCGGCGACGATCTGGTCGGGGTGGCGGTACTGAGCACCGCGCGGCGCGGCTTCGACGCGCACCTCGCGCACTTCCCCGAACTGGCCGCTCTGCTGGACGGTCCCCCGGTGACCTCGGTACGGGGAGCGGGCCCGCTGCGGCAACGGGCGCGGCGCAGGACAGCGGGGCGGGTGCTGCTCGTGGGGGACGCCGCCGGCTACACCGACGCGCTCACGGGCGAGGGGGTCGCCCTGGCACTGGCCACCTCGGCGGCGGCCGTACGGTGCCTGCGCGCGGGACGCCCGCAGGCGTACGAAGCGGCGTGGCGGCGGCTGTCGTTGCGGCACCGTGTGCTGACGGAGGGGCTGGTACGCATCAGCGGCAACCCGGCCACCGCCCGCCTGGTGGTGCCTGCGGCGGCGCGGATGCCCTCGGTGTTCGCCGGGGCCGTGCACGCCCTTCAGTGA